The proteins below come from a single Garra rufa chromosome 25, GarRuf1.0, whole genome shotgun sequence genomic window:
- the adck2 gene encoding uncharacterized aarF domain-containing protein kinase 2 gives MSAFCAKHLLQNFRFTVHRVSIRVPPRRLFVFKGTHVLSQAPKVGLFCWTACGITYASGQEAVHHQRTTERKSVARVQIHRLVFVLRLGIRAFVLLLKFSPLLILYPLTLFSQRWASRWLDALLWVTETSGPTFIKLGQWASTRRDIFSQGFCERFSRLHVQVKPHPWSHTKLCLRRAFGEGWRQMFVFDSKEPVGSGCVAQVYRAKAKVKSVEDPAFQKLVEELEKNNLLEAWEIPGLGGALSDFWETYKDEEETADTKTRDFGERSGSEEHLEEERLVPVAIKVLHPGIRQQVQIDLILMKAGSLFLNCLPGIKWLSLPEIVDEFEKLMTRQIDLRFEAQNIEKFQKNFKDLQYVKFPTPLRPFVTRTVLVETYEESEPISKYLSSDVPEGMKQRIARMGVDLLLKMVFVDNFVHGDLHPGNILVQGGRGEVPQDRATLTDLCDTVVVSMRQTPPPLQLVLLDAGIVAQLSEADQRNFRAVFIAVALKQGERVAELILHHARANDCQDVTRFKKEMAELVDHALSNKLSLGKIQVAELLSRVFGLLIHHKVKLESNFASMVFAIMVLEGLGRSLDPNLDILEIAKPLLLKNLL, from the exons atGTCCGCTTTCTGTGCAAAACACCTGCTCCAGAACTTCAGGTTCACGGTGCACAGGGTATCAATTCGAGTCCCACCCCGAagattgtttgtttttaaaggCACTCACGTTTTATCTCAAGCCCCCAAAGTGGGACTTTTCTGTTGGACTGCATGTGGCATCACTTACGCCTCGGGACAGGAAGCCGTCCACCATCAGAGGACCACTGAGAGGAAGTCAGTCGCCCGAGTGCAGATCCACAGGTTAGTATTCGTCTTGCGTTTGGGAATCCGCGCCTTTGTGCTCCTTCTCAAATTCAGCCCACTTCTGATTCTGTATCCCCTGACTTTATTCTCCCAACGTTGGGCGTCCCGTTGGTTGGACGCCTTGCTTTGGGTCACGGAAACATCTGGACCTACGTTTATCAAGCTGGGCCAGTGGGCCAGCACCAGACGGGACATCTTCTCTCAGGGCTTCTGTGAGCGTTTCTCAAGGCTTCATGTGCAGGTGAAGCCCCATCCCTGGTCCCACACCAAGCTCTGTCTGAGGAGGGCGTTTGGGGAAGGATGGAGGCAGATGTTTGTGTTTGACAGTAAGGAGCCTGTGGGATCGGGATGCGTGGCACAGGTGTATCGTGCCAAAGCCAAGGTGAAGAGCGTTGAAGATCCGGCGTTCCAGAAGCTGGTGGAAGAACTGGAGAAGAACAATCTTCTGGAGGCCTGGGAGATCCCAGGTCTGGGAGGAGCTTTGAGTGACTTCTGGGAGACGTATAAAGATGAGGAAGAGACGGCGGACACCAAGACGAGGGATTTCGGAGAGAGATCTGGTTCGGAGGAACACCTGGAGGAAGAGCGTCTGGTTCCTGTTGCAATTAAG GTTCTTCATCCAGGAATCAGGCAGCAGGTGCAGATCGATCTGATCCTGATGAAAGCTGGAAGTTTATTTCTCAACTGTTTGCCAGGCATCAAGTGGCTCAGCCTGCCTGAGATTGTAGATGAGTTTGAGAAGCTCATGACCAGACAG ATCGATCTTCGGTTTGAAGCCCAGAACATCGAAAAGTTCCAGAAGAACTTTAAAGATCTGCAGTATGTGAAGTTTCCGACGCCCCTCAGACCGTTTGTCACAAGGACTGTGTTGGTAGAAACATACGAG GAAAGCGAACCCATCTCAAAGTACCTGAGCTCAGACGTTCCTGAAGGTATGAAGCAGAGAATCGCACGGATGGGTGTCGATCTTCTTTTGAAAATG GTGTTTGTGGATAATTTCGTCCACGGTGACCTCCATCCTGGGAACATCCTGGTGCAGGGTGGGCGAGGAGAGGTACCCCAGGACAGGGCGACTCTCACAGACCTGTGTGACACTGTGGTGGTCAGCATGAGGCAGACTCCTCCGCCTCTACAGCTGGTGCTACTGGATGCAGGGATCGTTGCGCAGCTCAGTGAGGCAGATCAACGCAACTTTAGAGCCGTGTTCATTGCGGTGGCTCTCAAGCAG GGTGAGCGGGTTGCAGAGCTAATCCTTCATCACGCCCGCGCCAATGATTGCCAGGATGTGACGCGTTTCAAAAAGGAAATGGCTGAACTAGTGGATCATGCGCTCAGTAACAAGCTTTCCCTGGGAAAG ATTCAGGTGGCTGAGCTGCTGTCTCGAGTCTTTGGTTTACTGATTCATCACAAG GTGAAGTTGGAGAGTAATTTTGCGTCTATGGTGTTTGCCATCATGGTCCTGGAGGGTTTAGGCAGATCATTAGACCCCAACTTGGACATCCTGGAGATCGCCAAACCCCTTCTGCTGAAAAACCTCCTCTGA